In Sphingobacteriaceae bacterium, the following proteins share a genomic window:
- a CDS encoding isoleucine--tRNA ligase, with translation MKKYPEYKKLDLAQISADVLKFWQEDKTFDKSISTRDENKPWVFYEGPPSANGMPGIHHVMARAIKDIFCRFKTLQGYQVKRKAGWDTHGLPIELGVEKHLGITKEDIGNKNSPKYISVEDYNKACRKEVMKYTDKWEEVTSIMGYWVDMSDPYITYDNKYIESVWWLLQNLSKKDLLYKGFTIQPYSPAAGTGLSSHELNQPGCYRDVKDRTAVAQFKVSSGQKAVAALHQHADTDLYFLAWTTTPWTLPSNTALAVGKDIDYVFVRSFNPLTGAPQTYILAKELVNKYFSEKHTDIPFENYKAGDKEIPFKIVGHCKGSDLAGIAYEQLLPFVQPQDGDAFKVITGDFVTTTDGTGIVHIAPSFGADDFRVAKQNGIGSLTLVDKRGKFSPEIKDGIFLFGEEYVKEAYLTDDEKKAEFEKQKQVLEANHKIKELKVYLSVDERIVLKLQEEGKLFKKDNYLHSYPHCWRTDKPVLYYPLDSWFIKSTAMKDRMMELNKTINWKPEATGTGRFGNWLENLNDWNLSRSRFWGIPIPIWTSEDKLEQLVIGSAEELKKEIDNSVSKGFMKSNPLEKFVPGNFSPENYGTFDLHKPYADTIVLEKNGKQLFREPDLIDVWFDSGAMPYAQVHYPFENKALIDEKKYFPADFIAEGVDQTRGWFFTLHAIATMNFDSVAYKNVVSNGLVLDKNGNKMSKRLGNAVDPFITINKYGADATRWYMIANAAPWDNLKFDEEGIAEVQRKLFGTLYNTYGFYALYANVDGFVPGEKIQVPVENRIELDKWIISELQTLIEEVTLRYNEFEPHRAARAIETFVDEHLSNWYVRLSRRRFWKGEMSQDKIAAYETLHTCLKTVVQLMSPIAPFFADWMHQNLTLSQESVHLTDLVTVQKNYQDKALEERMELAQKISSMVLSIRKKENLKVRQPLQRIQIPILDKEFQKKIEAVQDLILGEVNVKEIDFVDESKAQIVKNLKLNFKTLGKKCGPHMKAVQEFAKEKENANKIISGIEKEGKYTVSLKDAEIVLELEDVEIIPVDMPGWKVANSGSLTVALDVNLSEELRNEGLAREVVNRIQNLRKDKGFEVTDKILVKIQQNSDLDNAIKNNLGYICSETLTSDLQLVQTIASNNATTIEVDELISTLISIEKLN, from the coding sequence ATGAAGAAGTATCCTGAATATAAAAAGCTTGATCTCGCGCAGATCTCTGCAGATGTTTTAAAATTCTGGCAAGAAGATAAAACGTTTGACAAATCTATTTCTACCCGCGATGAAAACAAGCCCTGGGTTTTTTATGAAGGTCCGCCCAGTGCGAATGGTATGCCCGGCATACACCACGTTATGGCGCGCGCGATTAAAGATATTTTTTGCCGCTTTAAAACTTTGCAAGGTTACCAGGTAAAACGTAAAGCAGGTTGGGATACCCATGGATTACCCATTGAACTTGGCGTTGAAAAGCATTTAGGAATTACAAAAGAAGATATCGGGAATAAAAATTCTCCGAAATATATTTCTGTTGAAGACTACAACAAAGCTTGTCGCAAAGAAGTAATGAAATACACTGACAAGTGGGAAGAAGTAACTTCTATCATGGGCTACTGGGTAGACATGAGCGATCCATACATTACTTACGATAACAAATACATTGAAAGTGTTTGGTGGTTATTACAGAATTTATCTAAAAAAGATCTTTTATACAAAGGGTTTACCATTCAACCTTACTCCCCTGCAGCGGGAACAGGATTAAGTTCTCATGAATTAAATCAACCCGGCTGTTACAGAGATGTGAAAGACAGGACGGCTGTGGCGCAATTTAAGGTGAGCAGCGGGCAGAAAGCAGTAGCAGCATTGCATCAACATGCAGATACAGATCTTTATTTTTTAGCATGGACAACTACACCATGGACTTTGCCTTCAAATACTGCTTTAGCAGTTGGAAAGGATATTGATTATGTTTTTGTACGTTCTTTTAATCCACTTACCGGTGCACCGCAAACTTACATTCTTGCAAAAGAACTGGTGAATAAATATTTTTCAGAGAAGCATACAGACATTCCTTTCGAGAACTATAAAGCCGGTGATAAAGAAATTCCTTTTAAAATTGTGGGACATTGCAAAGGCTCTGACCTTGCAGGAATTGCTTATGAGCAGTTGTTGCCTTTTGTACAACCACAAGACGGAGATGCGTTTAAAGTAATTACAGGAGATTTTGTTACAACCACTGATGGTACAGGTATAGTTCACATTGCCCCTAGTTTTGGTGCAGATGACTTTAGAGTGGCCAAACAAAATGGAATTGGCTCTTTAACATTAGTAGATAAGCGTGGTAAATTCTCACCAGAAATAAAAGATGGTATTTTTCTTTTTGGTGAAGAGTATGTGAAAGAGGCTTACCTAACGGATGACGAAAAGAAAGCAGAATTTGAAAAACAAAAACAAGTTCTCGAAGCAAATCATAAAATAAAAGAGCTTAAAGTTTATTTGAGTGTAGATGAACGCATAGTTCTGAAATTGCAGGAAGAAGGGAAATTATTTAAGAAGGATAATTACCTGCACAGTTACCCCCATTGCTGGAGAACAGATAAGCCGGTGCTATATTATCCGCTGGATTCCTGGTTCATTAAATCAACGGCCATGAAAGACCGTATGATGGAATTGAACAAAACCATCAATTGGAAACCGGAAGCTACTGGTACAGGTCGTTTCGGTAACTGGTTAGAAAATTTGAACGACTGGAATTTATCGCGTTCACGTTTCTGGGGCATTCCGATTCCTATCTGGACAAGCGAGGATAAACTAGAACAACTCGTTATTGGAAGTGCAGAAGAATTAAAAAAAGAAATTGATAATTCTGTTTCAAAAGGATTTATGAAATCCAATCCTCTTGAGAAATTTGTTCCGGGAAATTTTAGTCCTGAAAATTACGGGACGTTTGATTTGCATAAACCTTACGCAGATACGATCGTTTTGGAAAAAAACGGGAAACAATTATTCCGCGAGCCTGATCTTATAGATGTTTGGTTTGATAGTGGCGCTATGCCTTACGCACAGGTACATTATCCTTTTGAGAACAAGGCATTGATCGATGAGAAAAAATATTTCCCGGCAGATTTTATTGCTGAAGGAGTAGATCAAACACGCGGTTGGTTTTTTACCTTGCATGCTATTGCTACTATGAATTTTGATTCGGTAGCTTATAAAAATGTTGTTTCTAATGGACTCGTTCTTGATAAAAATGGGAACAAAATGAGCAAGCGTTTGGGCAATGCGGTTGATCCTTTTATCACCATAAACAAATACGGAGCAGATGCCACGCGTTGGTATATGATTGCCAATGCAGCGCCATGGGACAATTTAAAGTTTGATGAAGAAGGAATTGCAGAGGTTCAAAGAAAATTATTCGGTACGCTTTACAATACTTATGGATTTTATGCTTTGTATGCTAACGTAGATGGATTCGTGCCCGGTGAAAAAATACAAGTGCCGGTAGAAAACAGAATTGAGCTCGACAAGTGGATCATTTCTGAACTACAAACCTTGATTGAAGAAGTAACGTTACGGTATAATGAATTTGAACCGCACCGCGCTGCCCGTGCTATTGAAACTTTTGTGGACGAGCATCTAAGTAACTGGTACGTGCGTTTAAGCCGCCGTCGCTTCTGGAAGGGAGAGATGAGCCAGGATAAAATTGCAGCTTATGAAACTTTGCATACCTGTTTAAAAACAGTGGTTCAATTAATGAGTCCAATCGCCCCCTTCTTCGCAGATTGGATGCATCAGAATTTAACGCTGTCACAAGAATCAGTGCATTTAACAGACTTAGTAACTGTTCAAAAGAATTACCAGGATAAAGCTTTGGAGGAACGCATGGAATTGGCACAAAAAATTTCTTCCATGGTTTTATCTATCCGTAAGAAAGAAAATTTAAAAGTTCGTCAGCCTTTACAAAGAATTCAGATCCCGATCTTGGATAAAGAATTTCAGAAAAAAATTGAGGCCGTTCAGGATTTGATTCTTGGCGAAGTAAATGTAAAGGAAATAGATTTTGTGGATGAAAGTAAAGCTCAGATCGTAAAAAATCTGAAACTAAACTTCAAAACACTGGGTAAAAAATGTGGTCCACACATGAAAGCCGTGCAGGAGTTTGCTAAGGAAAAAGAGAACGCGAACAAAATTATTTCGGGCATTGAAAAAGAGGGTAAATACACGGTGTCATTAAAAGATGCGGAAATAGTTCTGGAATTAGAAGACGTGGAAATTATACCTGTAGATATGCCAGGGTGGAAGGTTGCTAACAGTGGATCTTTAACCGTGGCACTGGACGTAAATCTTTCGGAAGAGCTTAGAAACGAAGGATTGGCGCGGGAAGTGGTAAATCGCATCCAGAACTTAAGAAAGGATAAAGGATTTGAGGTGACTGATAAGATTTTGGTTAAAATTCAGCAAAATTCAGATTTGGATAACGCTATTAAAAACAATTTAGGTTATATTTGTTCTGAAACTTTAACGAGTGATTTGCAGTTGGTTCAAACCATAGCCTCTAACAACGCAACGACTATTGAAGTTGACGAGTTAATTAGCACTTTAATATCAATTGAAAAATTAAATTAA
- a CDS encoding molecular chaperone DnaK — MKKGNTPAPKPFVNTEDKRTRYSDKELAEFKELILEKLKEAQMDYDLLKQTLSNEDNHGTDDTSPSFKLLEDGSDVMSKEETAQLASRQEKYIVNLKNALIRIENKAYGICRVTGKLIPKERLRSVPHATLGIDAKLGQS, encoded by the coding sequence ATTAAAAAAGGAAATACTCCTGCGCCAAAACCTTTTGTAAATACAGAAGATAAACGCACGCGTTATTCAGATAAAGAATTAGCAGAATTTAAAGAGCTAATTCTTGAGAAATTAAAAGAAGCACAAATGGATTACGATTTGCTTAAACAAACTTTAAGCAATGAAGATAATCATGGTACGGATGACACATCTCCTTCTTTCAAGTTATTAGAAGACGGTAGTGATGTTATGAGCAAAGAAGAAACCGCTCAGTTAGCTTCCCGCCAGGAAAAATACATTGTGAATTTAAAAAATGCATTGATCCGTATCGAAAACAAAGCTTATGGTATTTGCAGGGTTACTGGAAAATTAATTCCGAAAGAGCGTTTACGTTCTGTGCCTCATGCTACTTTAGGTATCGATGCAAAATTAGGTCAATCCTAA
- a CDS encoding lipoprotein signal peptidase, producing the protein MLKHYKIPLITVFLVLLIDQFIKIYIKMHYPLGEVGKLADWCIIHFTENPGMAFGFEFGGEFGKLALSIFRILACIGGAFYIRYIIKQKEHPGFIFSVSLILAGALGNILDSAFYGLIFDRGTVLNPDFQEYVPYDGIAQLTTHGYAKSMYGCVVDMFYFPMIDGRFPDWVPVWGGEDFQFFRPIFNFADASISAGVIIIILFQKRFSKKEELVPVSETGSEPYKTETENNTAADLNTNHS; encoded by the coding sequence ATGCTCAAACATTATAAAATACCACTCATTACTGTCTTCTTAGTATTGCTGATCGATCAGTTTATTAAGATCTATATTAAGATGCACTATCCTTTGGGTGAGGTTGGCAAACTGGCTGACTGGTGCATTATACACTTTACCGAAAATCCGGGTATGGCCTTTGGTTTTGAATTTGGTGGCGAGTTTGGGAAATTAGCTTTAAGTATTTTCAGAATCCTGGCTTGTATCGGGGGCGCGTTTTATATCCGTTACATCATTAAACAGAAAGAACATCCTGGATTTATTTTTTCAGTGTCACTTATTCTTGCTGGTGCCTTAGGAAATATTTTAGACAGCGCTTTTTACGGTTTGATCTTCGACAGGGGAACGGTTTTAAATCCGGACTTCCAGGAGTATGTGCCCTACGATGGTATTGCCCAGCTTACAACTCACGGTTATGCAAAAAGTATGTATGGCTGCGTGGTGGACATGTTTTACTTCCCTATGATCGATGGACGTTTCCCGGATTGGGTTCCTGTTTGGGGCGGTGAAGACTTCCAGTTCTTTCGTCCGATTTTTAATTTTGCAGATGCTTCTATTTCTGCCGGGGTTATTATCATTATTCTTTTTCAAAAACGTTTTTCAAAAAAAGAAGAACTGGTTCCAGTGTCGGAAACAGGTTCGGAGCCTTATAAAACGGAAACTGAAAATAATACTGCGGCAGATCTAAACACAAATCACTCTTAA
- a CDS encoding ferrochelatase has protein sequence MKKAVLLINLGTPDAPSAGKVGKYLTEFLNDKRVIDINPVGRFILVNLIIVPFRSFKSSKLYQAIWTKEGSPLLLNSILLKEKLQAKLGNDYIVELAMRYQTPGIKSVLEKLRAQRPEKIHVLPLYPQYASSSTGSTLEEVFDKIKGWEVIPNLNIISKFYDHPRFIEALVSQAKKYKIEDYDHVLFSYHGLPERQIRKGSAHYGGDTCQMGACCNSITKNNQYCYRANCFETTRQLVKALNIPADKHTTAFQSRLDNKWLKPFSDKVVEELANKGAKKVLVFSPAFVADCLETIYEIGTEYQEIFEHHGGEKITLVESLNASDEWVEAVRGMVTEG, from the coding sequence ATGAAGAAAGCGGTTTTACTTATTAATCTTGGTACTCCCGACGCTCCCAGTGCGGGAAAAGTTGGAAAATACCTGACGGAATTTCTAAACGACAAACGTGTTATCGATATTAACCCCGTTGGACGTTTTATCTTGGTGAATTTGATCATTGTTCCGTTCAGAAGTTTTAAATCTTCAAAACTTTACCAGGCCATCTGGACGAAAGAAGGATCACCCCTTTTATTAAACAGTATTTTACTAAAAGAAAAACTTCAGGCGAAATTGGGCAACGACTATATTGTGGAGTTAGCCATGCGTTATCAAACACCTGGTATTAAAAGTGTGTTAGAGAAATTAAGAGCGCAACGTCCCGAGAAGATCCATGTTCTGCCTTTATATCCGCAATACGCAAGTTCAAGCACAGGCAGTACGCTGGAGGAAGTGTTTGATAAGATAAAAGGCTGGGAAGTAATTCCGAATTTAAATATCATCAGTAAGTTTTACGATCACCCTAGATTTATTGAAGCCTTAGTAAGCCAGGCAAAAAAATACAAGATCGAAGATTACGATCATGTTTTGTTCAGTTACCATGGTTTGCCCGAAAGACAAATTCGTAAAGGTTCAGCTCATTATGGCGGAGACACCTGTCAGATGGGGGCTTGCTGCAATAGCATTACAAAAAACAACCAGTACTGTTACCGTGCTAATTGTTTTGAAACCACACGTCAGTTGGTTAAAGCATTAAATATTCCCGCAGATAAACATACTACGGCATTTCAAAGTCGTCTCGACAACAAATGGCTAAAACCCTTTAGCGATAAAGTGGTAGAAGAGCTCGCCAATAAAGGCGCTAAAAAAGTACTAGTATTTTCTCCAGCTTTTGTAGCCGATTGTTTGGAAACCATTTACGAAATTGGAACCGAATACCAGGAAATCTTCGAGCACCATGGCGGCGAAAAAATCACTTTGGTAGAAAGTCTGAATGCCAGCGACGAGTGGGTAGAGGCGGTTCGGGGGATGGTTACAGAAGGCTAA